CTGATGGGTATGGGATTCACCGATCGGCAAGCGACGAAGGCGTTGCGTGAAACCGGTAACAACACGGAACGGGCCGTCGATTGGATTTTCTCGCATACCGACGAACTCGACACGATGGCCATCGATGATGCGACGTTCGATAGTGTcgcaacggctgctgctgctgctgccggtggtggtggtagcgctggtgcttctgctgcatcttCCGCTGGTGCGGCTCAGGCATCAGCCGGCAAATCATCCGGCCCAACCTATCGCGATGGAACAGGAAGTAAGTAAAAGTATTATATGGTCGTTAACGTAATTCTCATGCTGGATTCCCTCTCGCCAATTACAGAATACAAGCTGGTGGCATTCATCTCGCATATGGGCACCTCGGCACAGGTCGGGCACTACGTCTGCCACATACTGAAGGACGGTCAGTGGGTGATTTTCAACGACAATAAGGTTGCGATCTCACAGAACCCACCCAAAGAGCTCGGCTATCTCTATCTCTACCAGCGAGTGTAAGCGTTACATCCACGAGATCCGCTTTTGTCTGTAACTCCGAATAGTGCTTTGGATGGCGCGCGTGCTCACGGTCGccctctccccttttctttctatttcctCGTTCCACCTCAAGGCGCCCGGCAGCCTGCGACACCTTGCGCTACGGTCCCGAGGACATGAGGTCCCAGAAAAAATGCCACGAATTTCCTTCGTTTTCATCGAAATAAAGTAAAATGGATTCAATCTAAAAATGATCTAAAAATGAAACCCTAACaatgattcctttttttggttgtAGTACGCCTTTTCGGATTTGATGTAGTGAAGAAAATTCCTTTCGATTGAATGCGATGTATTTTATATAACGGATTGTAACGTCTCTAATACTAGCCAGTACAGTAAGCTAtttacaaacaacaaccaggcATCTTAACAGCTAGGGATCAAATAACAAACTAAGAAATAAGGAAGGAGCACAATGAAGATTGGAATTGATATCTAATTATAATGGGGAGCGATCATACGCTCGTAGATCACCACAGTAGATCAGCAAAGTTGGTTACGTAGTAGGTCGCCCGTTTCTGTACCTCTTCCCGGACGGCATTACCTCCGTATCCTGTTTGGTGGTCAACAAAAGACAGATAATGGATAAACAATGGTTCCACTAGAAATAATCAGCACACTAGCTACTTACCGATGAACATGTTGGCCGGTGGGCATGCCTCCAAATCGGTCATACCATCACCGATCATGGCGACGATCTTGTCCGCTCCGGATCCCACACCACCAGTGGCCTGGCTCTTGATCGCCTTAATCGCTTCACCCTTACCACCAGACCGCGAAGTAGGCTGCGTCACGTCGAACGAGGCATAGGTACCGTTGTAATTGAAGAACAACCGGTTGGCGTACAGATTACAGAGCGGAATCTGCAGCGCATCGGCCACCGGTTCGATGAGACAATCGAACCCACCGCTGATCAGAAATACGGACGCATTGTTCTTGCGCAGCTGCTCGATCAGCTCCTTCACACCGGGCGAAATGGTCGAGGGATGGGTTTTCAGGAATTCGCGAATCTGTCGCTGCGACGGTTTGATGAGATCGAGCCGACGCTTAAGAGCCTCCTGGAACGTCATGCTACCACCCATCGCTTCCTTTGTGCTGTagggaggaaggaaacgaTTGTAAAGACCCGAGAAAACTCCTCGAAGAGCGCTTGCCAGTACTTACAGTGCGGCCACTTCGCTTCCCTTGCCACAGTACTGCGCCAGCTCGTCgatgccctcctcggtgatgatggtcgaaTCGACATCGAAGCACACGATGTTTGCCTTCTTGAGTGCTTCACGGGCATCGGCTGCCCGCTTGGTCAGCTCAGCAGGCCGATCGTTCGTCATGTTCGTGCCGTTGCTGCTATGGTGAAGTTGTTGGGAGACCGCAAGCTTGGATGGCACGATCGGTTTGAAGAtgggtggtgccggtggcaaaCTGTCTCGGCGCGCTAGGATCGGCTCGAAGGCTTCTGCGCCGGTTCGGCTACCAGCGCCACGCGCACCCTCCGGCGCCGAGATGGCTACCAAACCTCCGAACAAGGCACTGCAATcgagaaagagcaaaaaggAAATGTAACGGAATGTTTAAATTCAAAtcccaacaaccaccacgacaGCCAACTGTCATAATCAGCTGACCGAAGTAAACAAAGAAATCCGCGAGTGACAGTTCGTCGgacgcaacaaaaaaaattgttttcatcatcccagcaaaatcatcatcatcgtcgagagTGAAGAAGCTGCAAAAAGTGCCATCCTACATTCCACCCAACCCGGGGAATAGTGAAAACCAATCCATTTTAATCCGTGTTCTTGTCGTGCACTGTTAAAAGCCCCGTCGTGAGTGCGAAAAAGGGGGCCATCGAGAGAAGCGCGACGCAATTAACTTCACTCTCAAGGAAGTCCACAAACGATGGACACGGGCGGCGGTAGCAGCATGACGTTGGTCGACTCGACCGAAGAGGGTGCTCCAGGAACGTTCCACATCTCCTCGTTCTCCcacaccgacgatgacgatgacgacggtggtggtggccggggtCGCCGTGTCCGGCCTGGCGGTGggcacgatgatgacgacgatctgCTATCAGCCTCGAGTTTCCAGATTGGCGGCGtaagcggcagcaccagcacccagCGCTGCCCCCTGTGTTACCTCTCGCGACGTCGCTTCCACTGTAAGGCCTGCATCCGGAACGGGGACTTTGTGCACACGCTCAGTGCTACCCCGCACGGAGCTCATCCGCAGCTGCAGCTTCCGGAACGGTTCGGGGAGAAGCAGCAACGGCTCCGCAATTTGCGCACTGCCAATGCCACACTCGAGGCTAAGGGCTTACGGATGCTGGAGAAAAGCCGTGTTGCCGGTCGACTGAGCGGTGACATTAAACGCAGCACCGAAAAGGCCAACATTCTGCGCAAAACGATCGAACAGAAACGCATTGCGATCGAGGAGTTGCGAGCGCAGGAACGTGCGCTCCGCGAACGGAACCGTACGCTTCGGATCAAGCTGCCCCGTTGTGATGATAAGGTGCAGGAACTGAGTGAGTTCGTGATGCTGAAACTGGAGGAAAGCGAGcaccgaaagcagcagctgaccGCGATGCAggagcggctgcagcagctacGGCGTGATCATGTCCAGCAGCTGGTGCGCTACATCTTCCCCGTCTCGCAGACGATCGTTAGCCGCAGCCAGAGTGCCAGTACGGCGTCGAGTGCGAGCGATAGTTCGGCGGCTGCGACGGCTCACAGTCACAGTGGTCACCATCCGCACGGTAGCCGCAGTACGATCCACGAAATCTCGGAAGCAACCCGTACGGCTTACGTGCGTGGCCAATGGGTACTACAGGATAGCTTCGGAGAGGTACAGCATGTGATCGTTGCACCGTCACTGCCGGGTACGGGTAACTATTCCGCGTACACCGAGTGGGTCGCTGGGGTCGGTGTCGGTAGCTCCGCGGGTTCTTCCAGTCCGGGATCACGCCAGGCACGCGTCGGATGCCACAATCCGGCACATACGATCGCGGCAGCACTCACGTACACCAGCCAGCTGGTGTGTCTGATCGGGCAGCTGCTGGACGTCCGATTACCGTACCGGGTGGCCTATGCAGACTTTAGCAAAACCACGCTTACGGAGACGCAGTTCCggcgaaaagtggcacgattGAATACGGACATTATCGCCCTTTGCTATGCCCAGGGTTGTCGGTTGAACGAGATGCATCCGACCCATACGCTCGAGAACGTACTGTGTCTGTTGGCGTCGCCCTCTCTCGGTCATTGCGGTGCAACCGATCGGAACAGCTGCCTGAGCGATTCGATGGAACAGCTGCTTACGCAGGACATCGGGGATGATGCGGATTCGGAGGGTAAGTCGATCCGGATCTCGGTACGATCGAGAATGTATTTTCATGACCCCCTTCCCGGTACTATCTTCTCTTCTCAGATGAAACTAATATTCATCAAGAGTGGGAAGCAGTTCCGAGCAACCTGTCACCAGTGACGGCCGATCAACCCTATCTACCGCTAGCGGTTCAGCTCgatcaacagcaccagctactgcagcaacagtaccgcCGTGGCACGATCCATCACCAGTATCAGCCACCCGGTGGTGTTACTGCCAGTCTGGTGACCAGTGCCTTTGCTTCGGTCAGCTCGTTCTGGAAGGGCTGGACGGGCAAATAGAGTGccgaaaacgatcgaagcCGCCAAAGCCCCGCTAGATTCCCAGCTGGAATTAACCAGATCCGGAACCATTCATCGTTGCAGCCACGAATCTCGTTGCTgaacacgaaaacaaaaatccaaaaagaaATCCCGCACAAAGGCGTGTACCACCACGTCGTGGACGTTGAAGTTATTTTTTCTACATAaacatttttataaaaaaagaaacgaactaATACGCTGTGTGTTTTACGTTAAGAAACGTGTGGCGTCAATGGGCAACCCCCCTATGAAGCAGCCAAAAGGATGAAGACGGAAGCTGAGTTAGTGCTAGTGTCTTCTATTAATTCCTAACGCGAGAATAAAGCAAAAAGCGCAACCGAAACTGTGATTAAtcgaacaagcaaacaaacaaaaatggcctTGTAAAATAGTTCTTTCCGTAAATCCGAACAAATTGAGCGAAACCGATAGAAAGTGATGCAATGCAGGGTACGCGAACCATCAccacgatcgttcgatcgatcataTCAATGGGAAGCCACAGTTCCTTGTTATGCTAACGAAGGGGAGGTTCGCGAGGTCAAATCGTCTTCGCTCGTCACTTGAGCCTATTGGAGTCTCCTTGAATACATGAGTTGCCAATCGCCTGCAATCAAAGCTGGCAGAAAACATCCCCTCGTGGATCAaatttttatttatgaaaaacAGTTCTAACTAGCGAAGAGACTTACACCATTAAAATACTATGAAGGTAACGTTCTTTGCCAATACAACCAATCAAAACCTTTGTAACTTTCTAATGTAAAATTACTTGCACTTATGTGGCAATAGAGCATGTGCTGTGCAATGCACCAAACAAATTGCTGCCGACCGGACAAGCCAATCTGAATAAACAAGATTGTGGAACCGATGTCTTTCTTGTAGTTAGCTCTGCATTCCTAGGCCATCAATCAGGCGAAGAATCATCATTCCGTTAACCAACAACTTGATTCCAGCGCGATCTTACGACCGGAGCAACCCGTTAGTTGTTTTTCTGCAAAAGTTCCGCCTCTTATCATCGCATGGCATGAGAGTCCAGAAAGTAGTTCAACGATCATCTCACAGATGACTAGATGGATCgtacagcaaaaacaacacactCCCCTCTCCACATCGTCCCCTATCGTCCGGGCAGGATCAAATAACAAAATGTATAGTTTCCAACCCGGGGGCACCAACCCCCTTCCTCAGCGATTGCTCAGTTGGTGTCCATGACGCGCGATTGTTGTTTGTGCCGATGGTGAGATGAACAATATTTTTGCCACAGTTGTTGCTGGcacggcatcatcaccatcaccatcatggccATCACGCAGCGACCAGTTATCGCCGTACACGTTCGCTACACGCCAAGGTACTTGTGGGGACTGGGCACACGGTGCAACAATAAGTGGGTTGAGTAGGAGGGTTACCGGTCGGGCCATCCTTGGGCCATCGCCCAGACGACAACCAGcgacctcatcatcatcacaccatcGCAATCAATCAAGCACACTCGTTGATGCACTGTTGCTAAGCGACTAGCATGCTCACGTCTACTATGGCGACCTCCTATCCACgactcctgctactgctgcttacCGGTTCATGATGCTGGATAGATGATCCGGAACACGGGTGTACTGGATAGAATGTCCTCaacaaaaacacgcacacacacacaaagtggaTTGAAGATCACGCTAGCCAAGATCAGCTGGTTCTGGTTGGCCTCGAGCCGTTATATGTAAGTTCTAGCTAGAAGTTCCGCAAATAAGGGCCGGTTTCAACGGCGGCGGGACTGACTTTAAACAGGTTTTGGTATACCGATCACGATCTCGGTAACTCGATCTCGAGGGTCTGTCAAGGAAGTGTATTAGCACCAGAATGCACACAGCACGCGTCCCGTTCGATTTCTCGCAAACAACTGATGCCGAACGGGGCGCCGAGATTCTCTCTTAAACCCAAATGGGACAGCCGCCAACCCAGGGGGAGGACAGCCCGTGGTTGGGTGCGGAGCAGCCATCCACCAATCGGTCCAATCCAATCGTCGCTTCCCTGGCATTCtacagctgttgctgctgctgctgctgctgcggtccaTGTGCGCTGCCTGC
This sequence is a window from Anopheles darlingi chromosome 3, idAnoDarlMG_H_01, whole genome shotgun sequence. Protein-coding genes within it:
- the LOC125956119 gene encoding phosphoserine phosphatase isoform X2; this encodes MNRALFGGLVAISAPEGARGAGSRTGAEAFEPILARRDSLPPAPPIFKPIVPSKLAVSQQLHHSSNGTNMTNDRPAELTKRAADAREALKKANIVCFDVDSTIITEEGIDELAQYCGKGSEVAALTKEAMGGSMTFQEALKRRLDLIKPSQRQIREFLKTHPSTISPGVKELIEQLRKNNASVFLISGGFDCLIEPVADALQIPLCNLYANRLFFNYNGTYASFDVTQPTSRSGGKGEAIKAIKSQATGGVGSGADKIVAMIGDGMTDLEACPPANMFIGYGGNAVREEVQKRATYYVTNFADLLW
- the LOC125956119 gene encoding phosphoserine phosphatase isoform X1 — protein: MLPGIIKGLSARFSSLTCVTTSALFGGLVAISAPEGARGAGSRTGAEAFEPILARRDSLPPAPPIFKPIVPSKLAVSQQLHHSSNGTNMTNDRPAELTKRAADAREALKKANIVCFDVDSTIITEEGIDELAQYCGKGSEVAALTKEAMGGSMTFQEALKRRLDLIKPSQRQIREFLKTHPSTISPGVKELIEQLRKNNASVFLISGGFDCLIEPVADALQIPLCNLYANRLFFNYNGTYASFDVTQPTSRSGGKGEAIKAIKSQATGGVGSGADKIVAMIGDGMTDLEACPPANMFIGYGGNAVREEVQKRATYYVTNFADLLW
- the LOC125956095 gene encoding beclin 1-associated autophagy-related key regulator, with protein sequence MDTGGGSSMTLVDSTEEGAPGTFHISSFSHTDDDDDDGGGGRGRRVRPGGGHDDDDDLLSASSFQIGGVSGSTSTQRCPLCYLSRRRFHCKACIRNGDFVHTLSATPHGAHPQLQLPERFGEKQQRLRNLRTANATLEAKGLRMLEKSRVAGRLSGDIKRSTEKANILRKTIEQKRIAIEELRAQERALRERNRTLRIKLPRCDDKVQELSEFVMLKLEESEHRKQQLTAMQERLQQLRRDHVQQLVRYIFPVSQTIVSRSQSASTASSASDSSAAATAHSHSGHHPHGSRSTIHEISEATRTAYVRGQWVLQDSFGEVQHVIVAPSLPGTGNYSAYTEWVAGVGVGSSAGSSSPGSRQARVGCHNPAHTIAAALTYTSQLVCLIGQLLDVRLPYRVAYADFSKTTLTETQFRRKVARLNTDIIALCYAQGCRLNEMHPTHTLENVLCLLASPSLGHCGATDRNSCLSDSMEQLLTQDIGDDADSEDETNIHQEWEAVPSNLSPVTADQPYLPLAVQLDQQHQLLQQQYRRGTIHHQYQPPGGVTASLVTSAFASVSSFWKGWTGK